Part of the bacterium genome is shown below.
CCGGCTATCCTGAGCCGGGCACGATGGGAATCCGCATGAAAGCCCTGGGCGGCATGATCAATGCGAGCACCAGCTACGATCAAACCAATTACTTCTGTGAAGTGCCGGCCGTAAATTTGCCGGCAGCGCTGGATATCATGTCCGATGCATTTGCAGCTCCTCTCTTCCCGGAAGACGAATTGAGGAAAGAGTGTGAAGTCGTCATCGAAGAATTCAACCGGAAACTGGACAATCCTTCCGCCTATTCCCAGGAGCTGTTGATTCAGCTTGCTTACACACAACACAGAATGAAGCGCTGGAGAATCGGAACGCCTGAACAACTCAGGTCTTACACACGCGATCATCTATTCGACTATTTCCATCGCTATTATCAACCGCAGAATATGGTTATCACCGTCACGGGAAAATTTGATCCGCGCGAAATCCGCAAAAGCATCGATCATCTTCTATCGCCGATGAAAAACCGCAATCTGATGAAAGATTTTGGGCCGGAAGAACCGCCGCAGAATGGCATCCGCTACGCCGCCAAAAAGGCAATCGCTACGCAGAGTTACTTGCATTGGGGATTTCACGCTCCCGGAGTGTTGCATCCCGACGGACCGGTCGTGGAGTGTTTGGTCTTTTTATTGTCCGGCGGAAGAAGCTCCCGCCTGCATCGCCATCTTGTGGAAAGAAAACGCTCGGCAAGTTCAGCTTCCTGCTACTACATAGCCTATGAAAACATTGGTCTGCTCATGCTTACTGCGATCACGGAAGCGGAAAAAATCCGGACCGCAGGAGAAGACGCCTGGTCTGTCTTGACTGATCTACATGAAAACGGAATCACAGCCGGTGAACTCCAGAAAATCAAAAATAAACTTCGTCTGCATCAAGCGATGCAAACAGAAGAAGCGCTGGGCCTGGCCGAGCTGCTCGCTTATTACGAGGCCTACGGGTCGTACGAACGAATCGAACAACACATCAACCGAATGCAGGAAGTGACGGAAGAAGAAATTGTGAAAGCTGCCGCCACATACATCCGTATGGAGAATCTCTCCGTTCTCGAATATGTGAATGCTGAAATACCGGAGATTTCTGTGGACGAATACAAAATTGATTTAGGCAAAGTAGCGCGGGCGTCCCGCGTGCGAGACTTCGCCGGCCAGAGGCCCGCGCTACTCACTCCGCGGGAGAATCCCATTAGAGTGAAGACATTGCAAGAACCCGAGATCCGGAAGGGTCACGCTACCTACATTTTGCAACCGGACACGCATTATCCGTTTATAGCGGCAGGAATCTTTTTTCTCGGAGGACGCAACGAGGAATCATCTATCAATGCAGGAATCACACATCTGCTGCATCGTGCCGCATTGAAGGGAACTTCGGACTTAAATGCGGAACAACTGGCGTCCCGCTTCGATGCGCTGGGAAATCCGCCACGATTCAATTGTTACCGTGATTTCAGCGGCTTCACAATGGAAGCCATGCCTGAATATTTTCCTGAGATGTGGAATCTCTTGATTGCCTGCATTCTGGATGCCCGGTTCCCTGCAACCGAAATTGAAACAGAAAAAGGAAAAGTGATTTCCGTCATTCGCAGAAACATGGATGATAATTTTGTCCGTCCTATGCAACTTTTTCATCGAGCATTTTTCGGGACTCATCCTTATGCACTTCCGGAAACAGGCCTCGAAGAAACCATGACCGCGATGGAACGGGAGCAACTGCTGAGCTGGAAGAAGCGACTTTGGAACAGCAGGAGGGCGATTGTAACCATCGTAGGAACTTTTGAGACCGGTCAAATGTTCGATCTTCTGGAAAGTGGCATGGCCGGATTGAACGAAACGGGAGATGATTTGAAACCGCCCGCTCCGCTGAAAGCTCCGGCGAGACACATGGAAGTCGAGAATAGAACCAAGAAGCAAACTGCGTTTGTTCTTGGATTTTCTGGTCCGCCTGCAACAAGTGGGGAAATTCCCAGTTATGATGCGCTGCAACAAATCCTGTCGGGAATGGGTGGCAGACTTTTTCTGAATTTAAGAAGCAAGAAAGCGCTGGCATATACTGTCCATGCTTCAACATTCTCCGCTTTGCACGGCGGCGCATTCGTGACATACATTGCGGGCGAAGCGGCCAAAGAAGCGCAATCACTGGAAGCCATGTGGCAAGAGCTGGAAGAACTGAAGAAACATCCGGTGGCAGCAGGAGAGCTGGAAAATGCTCGCCATGCCTTGATCGGGAATTACACTTTGAGTACGCAAACGGCAAACTCCCGGGTACTGGATTACACAAACAGCCTGATCCTGGGACACAAATTGCCATACGCGCCCGTGTATCGGGAACTCGTTCAAAAAGTTACCACAGGCGAGCTTCAAGAAGTTGCACAAAGGACTTTTCAGGAAGAGAAAAGCGCGATGGCCGTCGTACGCGGGACCACGGAGACAACGGAAACAGAGAAGATCATAGCGGCATCCTAATATGGATACAAAAACGCTTCTCAAACTATTGGAGGATTACAAGAATGCGCGCGTGAGCGAGCAGGAAGCTCTGGATATTCTCAAGCGTTTGCCTTTTGAAGATCTTGGTTACGCAAGAGTGGATCACCACCGCGAAATGCGCAAAGGTTTTCCCGAAGTTATTTTTGGCACCGGAAAATCGCCTGAACAGATTCATGGAATCGTGCAGAGTCTTTACCGCGACCGGTCGAACGTCATGATTACGCGTAGCAGTGAATCAGTTTTTCAGTTGCTGCTAAAAGATTTTCCGGAGGCGGAATTCCATTTCAACAGTAAAGCGATTACCATCCGAAGAAAACGGGAATACACAGGAAAAGGAAAGGTCCTTGTGATTTCTGCCGGAACGGCAGACATTCCGGTGGCAGAAGAAGCCCAGGTGACTGCGGATCTTTTCGGGAACCGGACCGACTGTTTGTATGATGCCGGCGTTGCCGGATTGCACAGACTGCTCGCTGAAAAAGAGCGCCTGATGGATGCGCGCGTGATCATTGTGGTTGCCGGGATGGAGGGCGCTCTTCCCAGCGTTGTCGCCGGATTGGTTTCAGCTCCGGTGATTGCTGTGCCAACAAGCGTTGGATACGGCGCGCATTTCGGAGGCGTTGCTCCTCTTCTTTCCATGTTGAATAGCTGCGCAGCCCTTGCCGTTGTAAATATTGATAATGGCTTCGGCGCCGGCCAAATCGCCAGTATCATTAATCATTTATAAAACGCCAAGGCGCCAAGAACGACAAGATAAAAATGCAAATATCGGAACAAAGTGCGGCGGTGTTGGAATGGCCGCAATTTCTGCAACTGTTCTCCGGCTACACCACTTCACCGGCAGCGCGGGAACGCGCTCACTCGATCGCGCCGGTTGAAAACCTGCTGGAAGAGCTGGAACTGACGCGCGATGCTTTGTTTTGCGCGCAGAAAGGTGCACTTCCTTCCCTGTCCGGGCTGGAAAATGTAGAGGTCCTGATCCAAAAATCAGCGATTGAAAATCACGTTGCCGAAGGAATAGATCTTTACCGCATTGGAAGGCTTGCTTCCATCAACAATGAAATCCGAAACACAGGCGCTGGATGGAGCAAAGAGTTTCCGCGACTCTACGCCGCCTGTTCGCGATTGCCGGACTTGCGGACTATGGAAGCTGAGATCGTTTCCAAAATTGAGCCGACCGGTGAAGTAAAAGAGGATGCCACGCCGGAGCTCGTGCGCGTGATTAAGCAAACTTTGCAGCTCCAATCGCGGGTGGAAAATGCGCTGGAGCGCTTTTTCCGCGATAGCCGTTACAGGAGTGCCCTGCAGGAAGATTACGTGACTTACCGGCACGGCCGCGCGGTTTTGCTGGTCCGGTCGGAAGAAAAGAATGCGATCCGTGGAGTCGTTCACGGCGAATCCGGAAGCGGCGCATCCTTATTTGTGGAACCCCTCTCTGTTCTGGAGCTCAATAATGAGCTCGCCCAACTTGCCGACCGTCAGAGCGAAGAGATACGGAAAATCCTCAAAGAACTAACGCTTCTGACGGCGCAAAATGTGGATCCGCTCCTGTTTTCCCTTCAGCAGCTCATTCAACTGGATCTCGTTCTTGCGCGCGGACGTTTTGGGAAAGCGTTTGATTGCATCGTACCGGAGTTTTCTCAAGAGTTCAGTTTCAGTCTAAGAGAAAC
Proteins encoded:
- a CDS encoding insulinase family protein, whose amino-acid sequence is MKQIIEWLRKTERIYFPNGLTLLMHPLENSEAAALHFCVKAGYFCETDSEVGLAHLLEHMYFKGSAGYPEPGTMGIRMKALGGMINASTSYDQTNYFCEVPAVNLPAALDIMSDAFAAPLFPEDELRKECEVVIEEFNRKLDNPSAYSQELLIQLAYTQHRMKRWRIGTPEQLRSYTRDHLFDYFHRYYQPQNMVITVTGKFDPREIRKSIDHLLSPMKNRNLMKDFGPEEPPQNGIRYAAKKAIATQSYLHWGFHAPGVLHPDGPVVECLVFLLSGGRSSRLHRHLVERKRSASSASCYYIAYENIGLLMLTAITEAEKIRTAGEDAWSVLTDLHENGITAGELQKIKNKLRLHQAMQTEEALGLAELLAYYEAYGSYERIEQHINRMQEVTEEEIVKAAATYIRMENLSVLEYVNAEIPEISVDEYKIDLGKVARASRVRDFAGQRPALLTPRENPIRVKTLQEPEIRKGHATYILQPDTHYPFIAAGIFFLGGRNEESSINAGITHLLHRAALKGTSDLNAEQLASRFDALGNPPRFNCYRDFSGFTMEAMPEYFPEMWNLLIACILDARFPATEIETEKGKVISVIRRNMDDNFVRPMQLFHRAFFGTHPYALPETGLEETMTAMEREQLLSWKKRLWNSRRAIVTIVGTFETGQMFDLLESGMAGLNETGDDLKPPAPLKAPARHMEVENRTKKQTAFVLGFSGPPATSGEIPSYDALQQILSGMGGRLFLNLRSKKALAYTVHASTFSALHGGAFVTYIAGEAAKEAQSLEAMWQELEELKKHPVAAGELENARHALIGNYTLSTQTANSRVLDYTNSLILGHKLPYAPVYRELVQKVTTGELQEVAQRTFQEEKSAMAVVRGTTETTETEKIIAAS
- the larB gene encoding nickel pincer cofactor biosynthesis protein LarB, with amino-acid sequence MDTKTLLKLLEDYKNARVSEQEALDILKRLPFEDLGYARVDHHREMRKGFPEVIFGTGKSPEQIHGIVQSLYRDRSNVMITRSSESVFQLLLKDFPEAEFHFNSKAITIRRKREYTGKGKVLVISAGTADIPVAEEAQVTADLFGNRTDCLYDAGVAGLHRLLAEKERLMDARVIIVVAGMEGALPSVVAGLVSAPVIAVPTSVGYGAHFGGVAPLLSMLNSCAALAVVNIDNGFGAGQIASIINHL